The following coding sequences lie in one Silene latifolia isolate original U9 population chromosome 5, ASM4854445v1, whole genome shotgun sequence genomic window:
- the LOC141655475 gene encoding uncharacterized protein LOC141655475 — protein sequence MVYASNDARIRDVLWAQLAHIKLSVDKWILLGDFNVVRDVTERISDTPPTLADILDFNNSILHCGLEDLPSTGCGFTWTNKQETGTRVWSKLDKALGNSSWSSMYPATSVNFMASGVSDNSHVVVTVFEDQPKKSMFSYLNCCTEDPHYDSLVQEAWCLPTHCSTTFKLFEKLRNVRKALRSLYGTRFNGITARVLSLSKELENCELELQAQPLSAVLMDKERELLTQYYKFRRIEKNILKQKAKVANIKHNDCSSKFFYVKIQERSQQQIIGHIKDMHGHDRLGLQNVADGFLEYYKSLLGSDKVVKPLDSDFLQQGNCVTPSAFGDLVKPVSSEEIRQGLFAIV from the coding sequence ATGGTTTATGCTAGCAATGATGCTCGTATTAGAGATGTTCTTTGGGCACAGCTTGCCCATATTAAGCTCTCTGTTGATAAATGGATTCTTTTAGGGGATTTTAATGTTGTGAGGGATGTAACTGAAAGAATTAGTGACACTCCTCCAACCCTTGCTGACATCCTTGACTTCAATAATTCCATCTTACACTGTGGTTTAGAAGATCTCCCTAGTACTGGTTGTGGCTTCACTTGGACGAATAAACAGGAGACTGGCACTAGGGTGTGGTCTAAGTTGGATAAGGCTCTTGGAAATTCTTCCTGGTCCTCTATGTACCCTGCTACTTCTGTAAACTTTATGGCTTCTGGAGTCTCTGATAACTCTCATGTGGTTGTGACTGTGTTTGAGGATCAACCCAAAAAATCCATGTTCAGCTATCTGAACTGCTGCACTGAGGATCCTCACTATGACTCTTTGGTTCAGGAAGCCTGGTGTTTACCTACTCATTGTTCCACTACCTTTAAGTTGTTTGAAAAACTCAGAAATGTTAGGAAAGCTCTGAGATCTTTATATGGCACACGCTTTAATGGCATCACTGCTAGAGTACTATCACTGAGCAAGGAGCTTGAGAATTGCGAGCTTGAATTGCAAGCCCAACCCCTTTCTGCCGTTCTTATGGATAAGGAGAGGGAGCTGTTAACTCAATACTATAAGTTCAGAAGAATTGAGAAAAATATTCTcaagcaaaaggccaaagttGCTAATATTAAGCACAATGACTGCTCCTCAAAGTTTTTCTATGTTAAAATTCAGGAACGGTCACAACAACAAATAATTGGGCATATTAAGGATATGCATGGTCATGACAGATTAGGGCTACAAAATGTTGCAGATGGGTTTTTGGAATATTATAAAAGTTTGCTTGGGTCTGATAAAGTAGTTAAGCCTCTGGATTCTGATTTTCTTCAGCAGGGTAACTGTGTCACTCCCTCTGCTTTTGGTGATTTGGTTAAGCCAGTTTCTAGTGAAGAGATCAGACAAGGTCTCTTTGcaattgtgtaa